In Calliopsis andreniformis isolate RMS-2024a chromosome 9, iyCalAndr_principal, whole genome shotgun sequence, the genomic window CTTCCATTTAACATGTGGCTCGATTTACCATTATCCATGTCACCATACTTTgaaataacattcatactgcagGTATTACAATTTACTTACAACTCACTTGAAAAATAAATTACTTTACTCGAGCTGTAATTTTCTACTACAAAAATAAATTCTATTAATAAAACAATACTGATATCAAATTTGAATTACAGGTGTTGGCCTTGTGCCACATTGGGGTGTGCTATATTTGCTTCGATAATTTCCTTTGCATGATGAACCTACATGTGGCTGCTCAATTTCGTATACTACAGCATAGATTCAAGTACTTCCATAAGTCCCAGTATCCGAGGAAGTCGGAAAGAAGTATGAAGGGAAAGTCATACTCTTGTATTGATGAGTATTACGTTCTATTTAAAAAGTGCATTCAGCAACATCAAGCACTTATTGCATATTGCAGAAAACTTGAAGATGTGTTCCGCACAGTTGTGCTGGCACAAGTGTTAACCTTCAGTTTGTTGCTTTGTTTCGTTGGATATCAGGTGTTACTGGTCAGTACGCGATAAAACTTTAACCATAAAGCCACGGTGCTACATGTGGAATTTGTTGGTTTGCAGTGCTGTCTAAATCTTATAGGTGTTAAAATACGACAAAAAttggaaaatataaaattgcatctaaaacatttaaaattgtTGTTAATAAACGTAAAGTATATCTGATATACTAGACCCACTTTACTAATATCAGACGCTAGATACATAGCGTCAGACATACTTAATCTACTGTTGGCGCGGCCCATCTACTAATAGCCTAGTCAGACGTACCGCCAGCAGTAGTAAGTATAAACTCTTGCATCAGACATGCTTTACGTATCAACAATAAAGCATCGTAGGCTACTCATTCATTCAGTTACACATTTTACGATGCATTCAAATCTACACTTATACCGTATTAAAAACTGCATAAGTTGCTCTGGTCCCTCCTCTAGTTTCAAGGCCCAGGCTCTGAGCCCTGTTAGGGAGTATTCATGAGAGGAGATTAGAAAAGAGGGATAGGAAGAATAGAGAAGGGAGTAGTAACGATGAAGCTCGAGGGGCGGAAGACCTCTGCGTCACGGGGgtggtatcgagggttgagttgggAGACGTTTGTTCTTGCCTTGTCTTTTGTCTTTACTGATAAAGGGAACCTAGCAAAGTAAAACATTTCCTTGGTGGACAGCACTGCTTTATAGcaccaactgaggattgagtattgtttcaTGATTTACTTATGCTGAAAATATGATGATTCACACAGGCAGACATATCAGCTACAAGGCGATTCACTTTTGTCAATCTTCTGTTTTCAAACTTGTGCCACCTGTTCATGTTCACCTACAGCTGCGATTGCTTGCGACGAGAAAGTTCGCAagtggctgtagcagtgtaCACCAGTCCATGGTTAGACTTACCAATGAATAAGAATGGCAGAGGACTTCGCCAGGACGTACGGTTTATCGTTTTGAGATCGAGTCGTCCTTGTACTCTGACTGCTAATGGATTCTTCCCTATATCCCTGGAAACCTACActagtgtatttatattttaagattcttaAATGAATTGTATATTTTTGTAAATACTTTTGACCATTTgataatacaaaatagattgTGTGTTCTTATATTACAGATAATGAGTTCTGCGATGTCATATTTCACGATACTAAGGCAAAATTCCATGAACACAGAAACTACATAATTCTTTCTTTAATTTTGATTATAAAATCTGAGAAGTCTTACATTCTTCTAATACATGTATGAAATGTATATAAGTatagaaagaatataatttgtcAAATGTAATTTAATACAGTTTAGAGAACATCAATAATGCTCTTGACTAACAGGCAAAAGTTTAATAAATGTAAATTGTACAGAATTACATTGTGAAAAGAATATTTCACACTAAATAAACATTACAAAAACAATTTTTGCTATACATCTTGTTAATAGCAATCGTGCGATTATTATTAACAATAAGTGTACCAGAAATCGTTGCTGACATaattattttatggaaaatatcaatttttcgcaaTATATTGGTCGTTAGATCAGTCCGGAAATTCTAACCAGTCGAAGAACTTCTCTTATTGGTTTCCCGTCTTCCCCGAGGcagtataaatacccctgcaggAACGTGAGGGTCTCACTTGCCGCGGGTCCTCCGCAGGGTGCGGACCTTCCTCGAGGCCCACTGGGTGGAGGACCCACTGGACTTCTCTGATCAGTGGACTACTGGTCatgcttgaccactggtcatgcttgaccactggtcatgctTAACCACTGGTCatgcttgaccactggtcatgcttgaccactggtcatccttgaccactggtcatccttgaccactggtcatccttgaccactggtcatccttgaccactggtcatccttgaccactggccatccttgaccactggtcatccttgaccactggtcatccttgaccactggtcatccttgaccactggccatccttgaccactggtcatccttgACCATTGGTCATCCTTGACCATTGGTAagtttttgctcaaattttaaatttatttcttctATTGCCCTTTTTTGCATGTACCATGTCCCTCTCCCTTCCTTTGCCCTATTTTTTTTGTACCCTGCTCTACTCTATCCCCTACTAATAATTTTTCCCCTTTTATCAGCGTTTATggtcaaatatttaattattattttacaaTTTCGTATGACTTAGGTACCCATCGAATCAAAAGAAGATGAATCttactaatatttttaattcGTACACTACTTTTGTATTCATGTCTATGGATTACTTGTTTTAGGTTTAGAGTATTCAATttatataaaagaaaattgatGGAATTTTATTTCGATCTagctccctgtgggtctccagcacagcaacctctgtGTGGTGAGGCTTGAGACGGTTCTGTCTGAGCTAATGGCTGTGTATTTTGTACTAGATGTAAGAATACATAAGTTCACTTTTTGTATTAATTTGTTAATTCTCTCGATTGTTTATGGCTTCTTTCTTGTTCTAAAATTATTTTTGCGTGGGATAGAAAAAATTATTGCATGATCAGTTTATCTTGTATACTCGTCTGTGCTCTAGCATAATTTTATTTACCGTGTAATGGAAAGTAGGATTAcaaaatcatttgtcaatcgatGGTAGTATTCTTCTTTATCATAGATAGGTTCTCTTTGCTGATAGTACCATCATCAGATTAGTTATAatattgttatattttattctgtgcACTTGTCTGTGACCCAACTGCAAAATTGTTTTTAACTGAGTTTTTTCCAATTGCGTTGCTACATATTCTTCTATTGTAATGGTATGATGAAACTACTTTTCCTCCTTTTGATAATACTGCTCTACATCTTTACCTTCATAGGATAtgaatatttctttttcttttggttGTTAATGATTAATGACATGACATGATGGAATGATATGATTAAAAAGAATCAGGAATATTTAATAAAGACCAGTCTTTCAGTAATCTTCAAATGAGGCATCATAATAGTTTTTATTAATATAAGCTTCTGAATATTATTAATCAATTATCAGTGAACAAGAGAACATTGCTACTATTTGActctaattaaaataaattatccCTTAGATTGTTCGTAAAATTGTTTCAGTATCTGTAAACCTTCAGAGTTAGCCTTGCGGTATCCAGGGGCAGAAGATTTGATCTTCTCATACCACTTAACGACGTTTGGGTATTTCCCTACTTCGAAACCGAAAACCTGTAATTAACAGACAAATTGAAACTCCAATGTAACTATTAATTTAACCGAATCATTCTTACCTCCGTGGTCGATGTCGTAGCAGCCAACGCAAGATCAGCAATAGTTAGATTACGTCCTGCAACATAGTCTTGCCCTTCCAAGAAATTGTTCATAACTTCGAACGCTTGTTCTAACTTCTTGTATAGTTCTGGATTGATTTCTTCTGCGTTACCAAATGCAACTGGATACTATAGCACATTGAAGAAAGCTCTCAACTAAATCTTTACGCTTGTAATTTTAAAAGCTACATAATATGTTATTTCTTTTGTTAAAAATATGAGATAAGCTTTGGATATTAAATACTTGCATAGCAGTCTTTCATAGCTTTGTACAGAGTGCCAATATCGAAGTGCAATCGTTGATTGACTATCGCCCTACCAACCGGAGTCTGTGGATTCAACCTAGCGTTTTTGCCATACTGATCGACCAAATATGACATAATGGCACGGCTAGAAACATTAATAGTCCATTGTCAAACAGCAATCCATTAACTCCTAGAGGTAAGCAATTCTTCCTTTTGCTTGTTTATTACTTCTACGCGAGACTGAAAATATTTGGGCAGTGTGCGAAGTACAGTAATTAATTACGAACCTTTCCGTGAGTTTATAATCACCATCTACAAGAAGCGGAATTGTTTTCTGTGGATTCAACTGTAACAAAAATATTTCTCATTTTTAACGAATCCTTGACTGTCAACTGTTACTTTTATAATTACGTAGTCACAATTTTACTTCAAGATCGTGCAAACGAAAACAATGGCATGAAAGGAAAGAAAGATTAAATGAAGCTGACCGAGGAAATACAGCTCCATAGTCGATTAATTTCCGCAgtctattaattatttttaagcaTTTACTTATGGCTTTATAAACATGCTAACGTTGTTGTTATCGAGCTGTCGTTTCTGTTTAATTAAACTTGTACAATGGATTTTTATTCTCTCTCTTGTAATATAGGAAATATTTGTAACCTTTTGTTAATTTTAATTATAGCATTAGCAAGTGTCAAAGAAAGCGAGGACGTTGGAAATAAAAGGATTCGAAAAAAGTAAAGGGGGTAATATTAACGTGATCATAGAACGCTTCAGTTTCATACCTCTTCATACTCGGGTGTCAAATGTTCGCCAGCAAATAAATTAACTTCTTTCAAGTTCAAAGGTAAACCGATTGCCTCGGCAGTCAAAAGAACAGCTCTGCAAGGCGAACTTAGTGCCATGTAATACAAATCCACTGACATGATTGTTACGATCTGCTGTAAAATATTATTATCTTTAATAACCGAAGTAGAATACTGATGTTTCTTGAAAAATTGTGTAAGTCATATTGTGACCTGATTTTAAGTCGAAGCATAGATATTAACGCGTTTATAAAAGTAATGGCATCTTTGCACGAGAACCCTTGGTATTATACAGTAATATTACatgtaaaaatatgaaaatcacCTAAGATacttcaaaaattttttaatctatGAGGTAAAAACTGTTAAAATATTCTGTTACATAGAGCCTCGAAACTTCGTTAGTCTACATCCTATTTTATACTGAATTCATATCACCGATCAAATCAATATTTATGAAGTCACTAAACCGTAGTAAAACGATCCTAAACCATCCTAGAATAACTGcatacactgtatgcaatttgaAGTTATCATATAACTTTAATTAGACTGTCGGTGTATATTGAGTCTACGAATAGCGTCAAAAGAATAATAACAAGCAGCGAGACACGGTATATAGAGACTGTTCGATAAAGTTATCGATGAATATTTCTATAATAATATGGGAACTCATTCTAGGTAGAACAGTTCATGCAAATTTTGAAACGTATTCGATTCTTTTTCAAGAGAAACGAAAGCCTGTACATGAAATCAAAGTACCGTTTTATTATCTTGCGATACTTTTGataaaatttgaattaatttaatatttataatatttctttCAGATTAATTTATGGTAGACATTTTCATTCGAACGATGGACTCACTTTACAAAAGTAATCTACAATTGTTTATCGATAAAATTCGACATCAAGATAGAACTTTGTTTGTGTTTGCAAATGATAGTAGATCTATCGTAGTAATGACTGTTTCATTTCAAATGATTTGATAAACTTAATGGAAATGAATAAAAACCACTCGGTATAGTATACGTATTTAGTTCGTTTTTGTAATATGAACCATTCCAAATATTTCGGAAATTGTTTCAGTCGTGGAAAATTGCAAATTGTATAGAAAAAATACGAATTTCATGTATTTTTTACTTGCCTTGTTCTGAAAATTTTGTTTTCGATCCAATGCAATTTATGGAACATTTTTTTGCACGCCATACCTGAACATTACTGTTACATTACTGTTATAGAGCTTCGAATGTACGTGCGCCGTTAACAAGCAATCGATATACGAGGACAAAACGTTCAAGCGTATGTACATCAAAGAAAAAAAGTACATCTCTCAAAAATACGTGAGGTTCTGGAAAGATTATTTAGTTGTTTTACATCTTACCAAGCTGCTTGTTTTAGTTCTTACATATTCGTGCTACCTTTTTAAAGAAGATAGGCcaaatatttctaaataaaatACTAGTATATTGTCCATTTCTTTATTGTGCGTTTGCAGTCAGAAAATTGATATAGACGTCATTGCAAATAACGTGCACTGAGAACCTCATTACCTTTTTAAACGACTTAACAAAATCATGCACGCGAACTTCCTATTCTATTATACTTATAAATCTTACCGTTACAATGTCGCGTTAACAACAGTTGGTGTTAAATATGGTGTTATTAATAATCACATACAAAGCGATTATAGTCTGACGCCAGAAAAGCATGAAGCATACGTTCAACTGTTCGTGCTACCAAACTGAAGACAGGAATAGAAGTAAAGTCATACACGTGTATTGACTTTTAGTTCGATATGGGTATAGTTACAACGTGTGTTGGTAGGCGGCACTTTTAATCCTAATTTTTATTTCTGAGTcatgaatattatttatttccaATTTTCATTGAATATCTTTCACATCGAAGTGATgcaataaagaaaattatttttgaatCAAATTTAAGTGAGATTAGATTATCGATATTGTAGAATTTATCGAAGGAAGAAAGTCCATTGATGACTTTCTTCACTGTTTAATCAcatgtatttatttttcatataaaatgtaaCTAATGTAAATATTGTGTCTGAAAATGAATActgaaaaaaaaatagaaatttcttACCACAGTACTGTGAATGGGAAATACCGATTAAAAGCTGATACATACTGGTCATTACACGGTAATTAAAACGAATGTAAAACCGAGGTTGAAGATAATTGGCGAATGAGCATCGAATCGAAAGGGCAACTGCAGTTGAGGCAAATTGGCTGCACTTAAATTGCGAACAACAGGCGGCTGCTATAATTACAGGGTTCATTAATTCGCATTCAATGTAAATTGCACTATTTACGGAATTCCATGTGGTGATGCTAATTTCACTTCCAGTGACAGTAATAACAGTTTTTTTCTTCATCTGTGTACGCCATGTTTTTGGGGAACAAATACGCCGAAGCTACAGTATTTATAGCATCGATACTATTTGCTTCCGCTTTCCCAATACCGTGTAAAAGTGTGTATAGCTCGAAATTTGTTTaaaactgcaaatatacatttgcaCGAGAAAACTATAATAAATTGAAAGGATAAAGTTCTTGAGAAGGGTGGAAAAAGAATTCTTATTTGTGTAATTACTATACTTAATTAATTCATCAGAATAATATATAGAATCATGTATTAGAAAATACTAACTGAAAATTAACAATCTTCCACAGTTTTCTCCTAAAGGTGCGAGGCATTCAGAAGATAAATTTTGTTACAAAAGTTTAAGTCTCCAACAACTGGACTCGCCATCAGTAAGCCAAGGATTATCGTATGCTGATCCACgcattaaattatttatttgaaaatgtTTCCTTAATTCTAAAACTTTTGTTTGACTTTAAAACATAATAAATCGGTTATGCTACCCCACTGGAGATTACGTCAAGCCCCTCGTCTGCGGGCGCAGCCTTGCTACGAAGATGAAGTGTTTCCGTTTCAATTTAAAAAGAACTACCCTTCATGCAAAGCAACGTAATGAAAGCAAGTTCCAGCGTCTTTACCTGGCCTAATTACACCAGGGTGCAATTGTTAACCGTCGTGAGTAACATACGTGTCACGCGTGAAAAGGCGAATCGATGGAACCGGGATTAATGGTTCTGCTAGTTCGTGGTTCACGTGGTAGTCGCGTGTGCACGATAACTCGCAGTGCTTATGTTGAAGAAATGTATACTGAATGGATGAACGCACGACACGGCTGCCGTACTTTgagttgtatttaaacttccaTGTAACTAGCTTGCTACCATTCCGCACTTACGCGATTGTGGATCGCGTTAATAATTGTTCAGAGGTTTCACGTGAGGCCGTTGCACCCGGATTTCTCTCGAGTGGTTCTCATTTATCACACAACACTGAAGAATCGTCTGTTGCGTCATGGATGTGTTAACATGGCGGTGATTGCATACTAGGTGTAACAAGAGTTACGTATAACAAGTAGGTAGTAACAAGAATTCTAATTCTCAGTGGTTCAGTATTCCTCTTTAATTCTAAACATGTTGCTTTGTTGTGGATATATTGGAATTTGTAAAAAAATGGAGTTAGGAGAATTATActagaattttgaaaaatattattttactttAATGCCTCTGTATGACTACATTTGTGTAAAAACTTTGCAATCCCTTGCACAAAATAGAAAAGATCTTATTACTtttcttatattttacatttctttTAGTCTTTTTTTAATGTTTCGTAGAAATCAGTTCTGAGTTTTAATGCATTCGTTTAAATTACTTATAAGTAAATAAATAGGAGTAAGAATCAgtaattgaatttaaatttgaatttaagtAGAATTCTTTTGACGAGTAATCAAATTTGATAACCTGCTGCGATATGATTTTAAAATAACTTTGACGCGAGGGATTATTAAATCGTAACATTTTATCTGACTAGAGACGCATTCCATCCACTACTGCTTTGAACGCCTTTACACCAGCACCATTAATTTCTTCATACTTTGGTATTACTTTCTTCATCTTTGTGTACCATCTGGTGACATTCTTGAATGTACTGAAATCGTAGTCCATGACCTATTGCAAAGAAGGCACGTTTAGTGATttataatttatgatattcaAAGGTTTCATTAATGctgaattataaaaataaaaaaaagtttaGAGAAATTACCTCAATGGAAGAGAGAGTGACAACGATGGCCAAGTCAGCAACTGTCATTGTTTTTCCAGCTACGAATTCCTGTCCCTCGAGGAATTTGTCGAGGTAGGACATGGCTGTAGCAATACTTTCGTATTTTTCTTGATCTTTAGGTGCTTTAGCAAAAATCATTGGGTACtagaaaaaaattgtaattatGTTAGAAGAAGAAAAATTTAGTAAGTCAAATTCAGTAACTCTCCATAGTGCATATCTTCCTAATTTATGGATACACAAATAGTGAAACGACTTACATAATACTCTGCAAAGGCTTTGTACAAGGTGCATGCATCGTAGTATAATCTCTGGTTAATAGTCGCACGTTTCTTCGGATCCTTTGGGTACAAGGAGTCATCCTTAGCGTACTGATCCACCAAGTATGTCATAATAGCACGACTGtgaaaaaaaataagaatatttatCACTTTGAtaagatttcacaattttctcaTTTTTAGTTAGTAGTGTTAGCTACAGTATAATACAAAGCATAAATacatattatttaattttattctatGAGAAAAGTTGTACGCTTGCTAAATGTTAAATGAAATAATCCTCACCTTTCCCACaagtagaagccattgtcatcgaTCGTGGGAATTGTATGTTGCGGATTCATCTGCGAGACGATTTCAAATGTTTAAGAACTTATAAAATTTCcgattattattcattttattcctaTAAATACCTTCAAATATTCTGGTGTTTTGTGTGCTCCTTTCATAAGGGCAACTTCCTTAAAATTCATTTCGACTCCAATCACGCCGGCTGTTAGTGCAACAGCGCGACACGGAGAGCTTCCGGGAAGTTGATAGAAATCGATCGGCATTTTGATTTCTGTAACAACTCAACATATATtaattcattttcttaatacacCAGAACGCTAACTATGTAAACGGTGAGTTAGTAAAGATCAAGCATAAGAATGGCCCACACAAAAGCCAGTTGTGCCTTCAATATCGTTTTCTCTTTTAACGAagcaatatttcaattttaactTCTTCGAACGAAAACACGAGTACGCAAGGACGTAAAAAAACACTTGTTAATGACTATACACTACATATTTCCTCATAAGCCAAGAAAAAAAAAACTGCTACGTTCACGTAATTACGAAAAGAAACGCGCTTTTGTGTATTCATGTGGGAATAGCGTGACTAAttatatttatcgaattttcGGTAATTAAACGCAAAAATAGTCGAACTGTTTTTAGGTCACATGCATCGTTAGCCATTCCACTGcaactctctctctctttccctctttccCTGTCTGTCTTTCCGACAAATGTAACGACAAACGAGTATCAGCTACAATGTTAGTAATGCAACAGTGACACGTTCGCTGTATTAATTTCGGAAAATGTGCCGTTTACCCGGACTGCCAACATGCAGCAGCTCAATGACCGTGTTACCGAATAACATTCCTTGTCTAGTTAATAAGTCATGCAGCTAACAGCGGTTACATTCGAATGTGTGCGCAACAAGCGACTGTTTCTTGTAATTTATTTTCCAGCACAATTCGCCGCGCTCCCGATGACGCCTGACGAACTAGGTCGCTTTGAATTTCCGTTTGAATGTCGATCTAATGGAGCCGCCCGCGCACTTCCTCATCGATCGATAGATTCTATTACGAACTGAAAGCACAGCCAGCTATACAGTCAGCGAAACCCCGAAATTCTGCGATGGCACATTCGAAACTTCCGGTCCAAGGCGCGCAAGGAACACGGAGATGATCGAACTACGTACTTCTGATGGCGCGCTGCGAGATAATTGCCAACTGTTTGATCGAGTTTGTCCTCGAGACTCTTTATAAATGCCAGGACGGCTGCTATGCAATCTCCTTTTCAAGCAACCGGCGGAATGTTATCGCGCATGCCCGACCGGCTTCAACCTGTTACTGGCATGGAGGCGTCGACTCTTCCGTTTCTCCTGCCCGATCGATAGATCCATGATAATTCACGGCGGAACAATGGGAAAAGTTCGCGATAAATGAGAAATATTGACAAAATGATATACTGTTCGCGTGGGGCGTGTTTAAAAGCGGGATTTATAAGGTAATGGCTGAGCTGTCAAAATGATAGAGGCAAATAAAGCAGCTTGTACGTATGCGTATAATCGATGATAAAAGGGAACTAGTAGCTATTCATGTGGTGATAAGTATTCAAATTTGGTATCAGATGGGAAAGAGTAAATGAAGGGAATATTCTTCGTTGTAGCCTAAAGTGAGATTATGATAAAGAAAATTGTTTGCAAAAAGTAAAAGACAAATAGTGTTCCTCATTTTGTATACAGAGTACTAGAATGCACTTTTTATCTCTGTTTAATGCAGTAGTTTTTCTTAAAATTTAAAGGTGTTTAAATTGATTTGTAGATACTGCGTTGAATTTTGCATCAGTCGAAGGTACTAAAAATAGTAGTTTGTAATTTAACGAGTGTAACAGTTGTGTCATCGTCTTCAGCTACATGCAGTAAAAAATGCTTTGTCATGCTGTGAATAGACTTACTCATTCAACTTTCGTCTAGATGTTTCGACTCATGGTGAATCAGCAGAAGTTGAACGCGATTGAATGTAGCAAGAATTAACAACTTTGTAGTATTTCCTGTTGAAAGGAAACAGGTGTGATCATCTAACTTCAACGTCAGTATGTTAAATACATTTACAGGTGTTTGAATATATTATTGTAGTTGTATTAAAGTAGAAGTGTTTTAAGACAGACAACGTTTCCAGTAGAAAATTACAAGAATTCAATCCACAAGGTGAATTCACGTTTTTCAAGCAAATTCAAGCTGATTGCCTGAGGTGAAAGTACAGAGACCTTCTGTTGAGCCTTGAGCGGAAACTCCAAGGTATCAGAACCAAAGATTGTCATTATACCCAACGATAAACTGGAACACTGAACGCTGTGTAATGCAGATTGATCTGAAGTCTTCGTGCTATACTATAATTAAGATTTTCAGTGAGTTAATGGCACTCAAAAATGATAAGCAAAGTGAATATACTTGAACTAGACATGTCTTGgtataaatatagaaaatatgaacacGTTAATGAGACACGCTATAATTACAGATATCtctgaatttatattgtgtacAAAGCTCCATTTCATTCTTCATCGTAATATATGTGTGTATGTTAATTCCAATATTATCTTCATTTTACTATTTTAATATGCATTTATTTCGAGGAACTTCTTAAAATCATAATTACcccttatatacatatacatttacATATGTACATTAGTATTTGTAGTACACGATTATGTGGTAACATGTTGGGGGTATAATTAATCCTTCAGATAGAACACTTACTCAGTTATTAACGAcaagcagtatttccatcactcGAGGATCTAAGACTTTAACTCTTACTAAGCGAATTTACATGCCTACTAATTAATAATTCATTAAGAGTTAATATTCTTAACTTAAAACCACTAGATACCTACTGATAACACAAGACTCTGCAAGACTGATCAACCATAAGCTCTTGAATTCTATGACCTACATACCATTCAGTTGTCGTATGTCACGGCAGTCAAGTCATTCACTTGAAACATGTATCACAGTAACATGGAAATCCAAGAAAACCACAGATCCTTCAATTTACCGCCTGTATGCACGTTTACACTAGCGGAAATGTACTGCTAATCGCTTGCGGTCAAAGGCATTGGCGACACACTTCCGGGAATCGTGGACTAATCAGAGTAATGCTGTTGAATCGAATTTACTCGTGCAGATCCAGCGTGTTAGATAATTCTATAGCAAATTCGTGAgtttctcagagttaagtggcaATAATTAGAAGTATACAAATTATTCAATATACTATTCTTCATGAAATAAGAAACATGCAGAAGAAAACTTGGAAAGTTCATAATAATACGAACACTATCATTCGATCAAATAATTGTACTATAGAATGGAGAACGCTAAGTAGTGATGTCAAAGAAAGCAGAACACTCTAAAAAAAGTCTTCGAAAACTCGGTTTAAGAAGTTACCCAAAATCACGAAAATTCTTGAGGCACATTCTTCGCATTGCAAAAGTTTCCCAGCGAACATTCCTAATTTCGCGTGTAAAA contains:
- the LOC143183410 gene encoding odorant receptor 10-like, which produces MRLMPVKDISIVISSFFVKCVGFWLASSPSEQRLRNITLIYTVFNIIFSVWIQTRDFYYSWGDFGTCTYIACNILCLNIALFKTFILFLHKEEFLALIVYMQKNFWTSDYSPHEKRIYASWKRICTYFICIFTFFTEASIVSYAVRPIVANIGRNESDRILPFNMWLDLPLSMSPYFEITFILQVLALCHIGVCYICFDNFLCMMNLHVAAQFRILQHRFKYFHKSQYPRKSERSMKGKSYSCIDEYYVLFKKCIQQHQALIAYCRKLEDVFRTVVLAQVLTFSLLLCFVGYQVLLADISATRRFTFVNLLFSNLCHLFMFTYSCDCLRRESSQVAVAVYTSPWLDLPMNKNGRGLRQDVRFIVLRSSRPCTLTANGFFPISLETYTSIMSSAMSYFTILRQNSMNTETT
- the LOC143183782 gene encoding glutathione S-transferase 1-1-like encodes the protein MSVDLYYMALSSPCRAVLLTAEAIGLPLNLKEVNLFAGEHLTPEYEELNPQKTIPLLVDGDYKLTESRAIMSYLVDQYGKNARLNPQTPVGRAIVNQRLHFDIGTLYKAMKDCYYPVAFGNAEEINPELYKKLEQAFEVMNNFLEGQDYVAGRNLTIADLALAATTSTTEVFGFEVGKYPNVVKWYEKIKSSAPGYRKANSEGLQILKQFYEQSKG
- the LOC143183781 gene encoding glutathione S-transferase D1-like; this translates as MPIDFYQLPGSSPCRAVALTAGVIGVEMNFKEVALMKGAHKTPEYLKMNPQHTIPTIDDNGFYLWESRAIMTYLVDQYAKDDSLYPKDPKKRATINQRLYYDACTLYKAFAEYYYPMIFAKAPKDQEKYESIATAMSYLDKFLEGQEFVAGKTMTVADLAIVVTLSSIEVMDYDFSTFKNVTRWYTKMKKVIPKYEEINGAGVKAFKAVVDGMRL